The proteins below come from a single Prolixibacter sp. NT017 genomic window:
- a CDS encoding flavodoxin domain-containing protein — translation MKTAIIYRTKHGTTDTVSRTMAQKLSADEVTLINLKKYPKPDLRDFGRIIVGGSIHAGAIQKQVKNFCKERLDDLQQKEVGLFICCMDRELQEKEFEDAFPEELKTHAKATGIMGGEFVFERMNFLERFIVKKISKPDHSVSEIDEEAIDAFVSRLQG, via the coding sequence ATGAAAACTGCCATTATCTATCGAACCAAACACGGTACCACAGATACCGTTTCCCGCACCATGGCTCAAAAGCTGAGCGCCGACGAAGTCACCCTCATCAACCTGAAGAAATACCCGAAACCGGATCTGCGGGATTTTGGACGCATTATTGTGGGCGGATCCATTCACGCCGGAGCGATTCAAAAGCAGGTTAAAAACTTCTGCAAAGAACGCCTCGATGACCTTCAGCAAAAAGAGGTGGGATTATTCATCTGCTGCATGGACCGCGAGTTACAGGAAAAAGAATTCGAAGATGCTTTTCCGGAAGAATTAAAAACCCACGCTAAAGCCACAGGAATTATGGGCGGCGAATTTGTATTCGAACGGATGAATTTTCTGGAACGATTCATTGTAAAGAAAATCTCGAAACCCGACCATTCCGTTTCGGAAATCGATGAGGAAGCCATCGATGCTTTCGTGAGTCGTTTGCAGGGCTGA
- a CDS encoding DUF4199 domain-containing protein: MKNIGIEIKWALIFVIIQLLWMLLERVAGLHGENIDKHAMFTNFFAIPAIAVYVVALLDKRKNHYGGFMTYGQGFISGVIITVIVTILSPLTQYLVVTVISPGYFPNAIDYAVSSGKLTQEAAEIYFSLKSYIIQGLIGAPIMGIITTAIVALFTRKNNKPEAAEVA, translated from the coding sequence ATGAAAAACATTGGCATTGAAATCAAATGGGCACTTATTTTCGTCATTATCCAACTGTTGTGGATGTTGCTGGAGCGCGTTGCCGGTCTCCACGGTGAAAACATCGATAAACATGCCATGTTCACCAACTTTTTTGCCATTCCGGCCATCGCTGTGTATGTCGTTGCGCTACTCGACAAACGCAAAAATCATTACGGCGGATTTATGACCTACGGGCAGGGATTCATCAGCGGAGTTATCATCACCGTGATTGTGACCATCCTGAGTCCGCTGACGCAATACCTGGTTGTAACCGTCATTTCACCCGGATATTTTCCCAATGCCATCGACTATGCAGTGAGCAGTGGCAAGCTAACTCAGGAAGCTGCTGAAATTTACTTCAGCCTGAAAAGCTATATCATCCAGGGATTGATTGGCGCTCCCATTATGGGGATTATCACCACCGCTATAGTGGCGCTCTTTACCCGGAAGAATAACAAGCCGGAGGCGGCTGAAGTAGCTTGA